From one uncultured Paludibacter sp. genomic stretch:
- a CDS encoding conserved exported hypothetical protein (Evidence 4 : Unknown function but conserved in other organisms), translating into MKKILYFITLSFLVGSMTTSCDMDAPSQSTMDESVIFSTPALAEAAVMGIHQSFGETNSYRGRFLPYYGINSDIEWINNMPTTGVGLADDGKYALTGYDPSPTNTQMNTSNNAWAKFYEGIERANMCIRGLRAYGNIESNADLAQLLGEALTLRAVIYLDLIKGWGDVPARFEPINSETIYLPRSDRDVIYKQILADLLEAEDLVAWPNETSVTSTTERINKAFVKGLRARIALYASGYSQRSDGIRRSTDPELSVEKMYTLAKNECLDVIKSQTCELGTFEENFKRLCKDDVTAGKESLWEIPFSDGRGRVLYTFGIKHNSADQYTQQAQGGVNGPLPYLFYDYDLDDVRRDITCIPYDWSKETVSKQQPRSLKSWCFGKLRYEWMNRIVTSTNDDGINWQYMRLADVYLMAAEAINELDGPAAATPYMKPILDRALPAAKVTTYMAQATGSKTDFFNAIVEQRAFEFAGESLRKADLIRWNLLKTKLDEAKTKMTQLANREGNYADLPEKIYYETAEDGETLIIYGLNHGDTDDVGASLNYESNTTWISPTKLPTELINALYQKDPDQHQFWPIWQTFIDSSNGSLTND; encoded by the coding sequence ATGAAAAAGATATTATATTTTATAACATTAAGTTTCTTGGTTGGCTCAATGACGACTTCTTGTGATATGGATGCTCCAAGCCAGTCTACAATGGATGAGTCAGTTATATTTTCCACACCGGCATTGGCAGAAGCTGCTGTAATGGGAATTCACCAATCATTTGGGGAAACAAATTCGTACCGAGGTCGTTTTCTGCCTTATTATGGAATAAATTCGGATATCGAATGGATAAATAATATGCCCACAACGGGTGTAGGATTAGCTGATGACGGTAAATATGCATTAACCGGATATGATCCAAGTCCAACCAACACACAAATGAACACGAGTAATAATGCTTGGGCAAAGTTTTATGAGGGAATAGAAAGAGCCAATATGTGTATTAGAGGATTACGTGCCTATGGAAATATTGAATCCAATGCAGACTTAGCTCAACTGTTAGGCGAAGCATTAACGTTAAGAGCAGTAATTTATTTAGACTTGATAAAAGGATGGGGAGATGTTCCTGCACGTTTTGAACCGATAAATAGTGAAACCATTTATTTGCCAAGGTCAGATAGAGATGTAATTTACAAACAAATTTTGGCCGATTTATTAGAAGCAGAAGATTTAGTAGCTTGGCCTAATGAAACATCTGTAACAAGTACTACCGAACGTATAAATAAAGCATTTGTAAAAGGATTAAGAGCAAGAATTGCACTTTATGCTTCAGGCTATAGTCAACGCAGCGATGGAATTCGTAGAAGCACCGATCCTGAATTAAGCGTTGAAAAAATGTATACACTCGCAAAAAACGAATGCCTTGATGTAATAAAAAGTCAAACTTGCGAATTAGGAACTTTTGAAGAAAATTTTAAACGATTATGTAAAGATGATGTAACAGCAGGCAAAGAATCATTATGGGAAATACCTTTTTCGGATGGGAGAGGACGAGTGCTTTATACTTTTGGAATAAAACACAATAGTGCTGATCAGTATACACAACAAGCACAAGGAGGTGTAAACGGCCCTTTACCTTATTTGTTCTATGATTATGATTTAGATGATGTTAGACGTGATATAACGTGTATTCCATACGATTGGTCGAAAGAAACAGTCAGCAAACAACAGCCTCGCTCTTTGAAATCGTGGTGTTTTGGTAAATTGCGTTATGAGTGGATGAATCGTATTGTAACTTCAACCAATGACGATGGTATTAATTGGCAATATATGCGGTTAGCTGATGTTTATTTAATGGCAGCAGAAGCCATCAATGAATTGGATGGTCCGGCTGCTGCAACTCCTTATATGAAACCTATTTTGGATAGAGCTTTACCGGCTGCAAAAGTTACTACTTATATGGCGCAAGCAACAGGGAGCAAAACTGATTTCTTTAATGCAATTGTAGAGCAGCGTGCCTTTGAATTTGCAGGAGAATCATTAAGAAAAGCAGATTTAATCCGTTGGAACTTGTTAAAGACAAAATTAGATGAAGCGAAAACAAAAATGACTCAATTAGCAAACAGAGAAGGAAATTATGCCGATCTTCCTGAAAAAATATATTACGAAACTGCAGAGGACGGAGAAACTTTAATTATCTACGGATTAAATCATGGCGATACAGATGATGTGGGGGCTTCATTAAATTATGAATCCAATACTACGTGGATTTCTCCTACAAAATTGCCAACAGAACTCATAAATGCTTTGTACCAAAAAGATCCTGATCAGCATCAATTTTGGCCCATTTGGCAAACATTTATTGATAGCAGTAACGGAAGTTTAACTAACGACTAA
- a CDS encoding conserved exported hypothetical protein (Evidence 4 : Unknown function but conserved in other organisms), which yields MQTNKMKMKDFLLLLVLFLFSTNLYAQQRTITGTVTESNGDPIIGASVLVKGTTQGTTTNIDGKYTINVPRDAKVLIFRSVGKETQELTISGNVINVTLNDTQDLLDEVVVIGYGTLKRKDLTGSVSSVGSEALTAVPVSSPTEALTGKLAGVQITTTEGSPDAEMRIRVRGGGSITQSNEPLFIVDGFPVASINDIPTSDIESIDVLKDASSTAIYGSRGANGVVIVTTKSGKSGKMKVSYNAYYSWKKIAKTLNVLSPYDYAKWQYELALLKDDVSSYEKFFGNYQDMDLYQDIPYNDWQNLTFGRTGNTFNHNLNVSGGNEFINYSFSYSHINDKAIMQQSNFKRDNLSLKLGNKLTKTITLDFSARYSNTDINGGGTNDANSTYDSDKRLKYSVIYPPIPLKNLNASSGSDNDDFGNLYNPLVSINDNXRERNRKVLNLAGSATWEALKNLKLRTEVGLDDRRDKDQRFWGVTTYYIKNVPSSENQGKPAISLENSTDNSIRNTNTINYDFKKYLNENNHLNVMLGHEYIITQSNTLTDIVHGFPETFTANDAWKLSTQGTPFSIDNYYEPDDKLLSFFGRANYDYLSKYLLSVTFRADASSRFSKENRWGYFPSAAAAWRISSEHFMTDTKKWLDDLKLRISYGTAGNNNIPKGQLTQSYSSSITSWINGFTNYWAPSKTMSNPDLRWETTITRNMGLDITTLNSRLSATIEGYINTTNDLLIRFPIPGTGYDYQYRNMGETQNKGFEVSVNWIVVNNKNYGLTLNTNIGFNKTKIKSLGIMQDFGAETYWASSEIGYDYWIAKGGAVGEMIGYRSDGRYEVSDFEGYDGTKWILKEGVADASAVVGEIRPGSMKLKNIDGSEDNLVTSSDREIIGDANPINTGGLNISGRIYNFDMSAGFNWSYGNDIYNANKVEFTQTGKYQYRNMIDVMSDGNRWTNLKADGTISNDPVELAEMNANTTMWSPYTARMIFSDWAVENGSFLRLNTLTIGYSLPKFILKSIKIQSLRLYATGYNVFCLTNYSGYDPEVSTIRNTNLTPGVDYSAYPKSRQIVFGMNINF from the coding sequence ATGCAAACAAACAAGATGAAAATGAAAGACTTTTTGTTACTTCTTGTATTGTTTTTGTTTAGCACCAATTTGTATGCACAACAAAGAACAATTACCGGAACTGTAACGGAGTCCAATGGCGATCCTATTATTGGAGCGTCTGTTTTAGTTAAAGGTACCACACAAGGAACCACAACTAATATTGACGGGAAATATACTATAAATGTTCCCAGAGATGCCAAAGTGCTTATTTTCCGTTCGGTAGGAAAAGAGACACAAGAATTAACCATATCTGGAAATGTGATTAACGTTACATTAAATGATACACAAGACCTATTAGATGAAGTTGTAGTAATAGGTTATGGTACGTTAAAACGTAAAGATCTTACCGGTTCTGTTTCATCTGTTGGTTCGGAAGCACTTACAGCAGTTCCGGTTTCTTCTCCTACAGAGGCTCTTACGGGAAAATTAGCAGGTGTTCAAATTACTACTACCGAAGGTTCTCCGGATGCGGAAATGAGAATTCGTGTTCGTGGTGGCGGGTCAATCACGCAAAGTAACGAACCATTATTTATTGTTGATGGTTTCCCAGTTGCTTCAATTAATGATATTCCTACCTCAGATATTGAATCTATAGACGTGTTGAAAGATGCTTCTTCAACGGCTATTTATGGATCAAGAGGCGCAAACGGTGTTGTAATTGTAACTACAAAATCAGGAAAATCCGGTAAAATGAAAGTGAGTTATAATGCCTATTATAGTTGGAAAAAAATAGCAAAAACCTTAAACGTACTTTCTCCTTATGATTATGCTAAATGGCAGTATGAATTAGCCCTGTTGAAAGATGATGTTTCTTCTTATGAGAAATTCTTTGGTAACTATCAAGATATGGATTTATACCAAGATATTCCTTATAATGACTGGCAAAATCTAACATTTGGAAGAACTGGAAATACATTTAATCATAATTTAAATGTGAGTGGGGGTAATGAATTTATAAATTATTCTTTTAGTTATTCTCATATTAATGATAAAGCCATTATGCAGCAATCTAATTTCAAGCGTGATAATCTGAGTCTGAAATTAGGTAATAAATTAACTAAAACCATTACTCTTGATTTTTCTGCTCGATATTCTAATACAGATATAAATGGAGGAGGAACTAATGATGCTAATAGTACGTACGATTCAGATAAACGTCTGAAATATTCAGTTATTTATCCTCCTATCCCATTAAAAAATCTAAATGCAAGTAGTGGAAGCGATAATGATGATTTTGGAAATCTTTATAATCCCCTTGTATCTATTAACGATAATGNACGAGAAAGAAACCGTAAAGTGCTGAATTTAGCAGGAAGCGCTACTTGGGAAGCTCTTAAAAATCTAAAATTAAGAACCGAAGTAGGACTGGATGACAGGAGAGATAAGGATCAACGTTTTTGGGGAGTAACAACATATTATATTAAGAACGTTCCGTCTTCTGAAAATCAAGGTAAACCAGCCATCTCATTAGAGAATTCAACAGACAATTCTATCCGAAACACAAATACTATAAATTATGATTTTAAAAAATATTTAAATGAAAATAATCATCTAAATGTAATGTTGGGGCACGAATATATTATTACCCAATCGAACACATTAACAGATATCGTACATGGATTCCCTGAAACATTTACGGCAAACGATGCTTGGAAATTATCTACTCAGGGAACTCCTTTTTCTATTGACAATTATTATGAACCGGATGATAAATTATTATCTTTCTTTGGTAGGGCAAACTATGACTATTTAAGCAAATATCTGTTAAGCGTAACTTTCAGAGCAGATGCATCATCACGTTTTAGTAAAGAAAATCGTTGGGGATATTTTCCGTCAGCAGCAGCAGCATGGCGTATTTCTTCAGAACATTTTATGACAGATACAAAAAAATGGCTGGATGATTTAAAACTGAGAATAAGTTATGGAACAGCTGGAAATAATAATATTCCTAAAGGTCAATTAACTCAAAGTTACAGTTCAAGTATTACGTCCTGGATTAATGGATTTACAAATTATTGGGCTCCTTCTAAGACAATGTCTAATCCTGATTTAAGATGGGAGACAACTATTACAAGAAATATGGGACTTGACATCACTACTTTGAATAGCCGCTTAAGCGCTACAATTGAAGGATACATAAATACCACAAATGATCTATTAATAAGATTTCCTATTCCTGGAACAGGATATGACTATCAATATAGAAATATGGGCGAAACTCAAAATAAAGGATTTGAGGTGTCTGTAAATTGGATTGTTGTAAATAACAAAAATTATGGACTTACTTTAAATACAAATATAGGGTTTAATAAAACAAAAATAAAATCATTGGGAATAATGCAAGATTTTGGAGCAGAAACTTATTGGGCTTCATCGGAAATAGGATATGACTATTGGATTGCTAAAGGAGGAGCTGTAGGGGAAATGATAGGTTATCGTTCTGATGGCAGATACGAAGTAAGCGATTTTGAAGGATACGATGGAACGAAATGGATTTTGAAAGAAGGTGTTGCAGATGCTTCAGCTGTGGTAGGAGAAATTAGACCTGGAAGTATGAAACTGAAAAATATAGACGGAAGTGAAGATAATTTAGTAACCTCTTCTGACCGCGAAATAATTGGAGATGCAAATCCTATAAATACAGGAGGATTGAATATAAGTGGTCGAATATATAATTTTGATATGTCTGCCGGATTTAACTGGAGTTATGGAAACGATATTTATAATGCAAATAAAGTAGAATTTACTCAAACAGGAAAATATCAATACAGAAATATGATTGATGTTATGTCTGATGGTAATAGATGGACGAATTTAAAAGCTGATGGGACTATCAGTAATGATCCCGTAGAATTAGCCGAAATGAATGCCAACACAACAATGTGGTCTCCTTATACGGCACGTATGATATTTAGTGACTGGGCAGTAGAAAATGGCTCATTCCTTCGTTTAAATACGCTCACAATTGGCTATAGCCTCCCTAAATTTATTCTAAAATCTATAAAAATTCAGAGTTTACGTCTGTATGCAACGGGTTATAATGTGTTTTGTTTGACAAATTATTCGGGATATGATCCGGAAGTGTCAACCATACGAAATACTAACCTTACTCCTGGTGTTGATTATTCTGCATATCCCAAAAGTCGTCAGATTGTATTTGGTATGAATATTAATTTCTAA
- a CDS encoding conserved hypothetical protein (Evidence 4 : Unknown function but conserved in other organisms), giving the protein MRKIFILFDANTMIKHLSYFFIGIIFCFYSSLKAEPLCHIRHYSTEDGIPQYNIMDMIQDRNGYLWLATWDGLSKFDGYEFKNYKARAADRYFMRSNRIEKLSEDKYGRIWLKSYDGDTHCFDPATEEFWGIQSVENMLNNKISTTVIQPSGKIWLVLDTNGCILLKDSTFNTDIYNIKNSKLTSDKINNIIEDKNLNTWILTDNGIVFISKKNEIKNYFTEKVSGRDENNQSFFNGIELADELWFGSENGRIWRVTKTNRENRLLQLPFHSDIINFRKISSDRICIFSRNEGFAIMNLKDNSIQIFNAKNLSGLSSNEITPIHIDKAQNLWFETSKFGINRFNLDTHQYKSYNVTTVDFMNFVAPPLSFVIEDIHGQIWIQPKGGGFSLYNSETDQLEPFFNSPTAENWLFSNSIHSAFSDKQGNLWLSTHTHGLEKVVFDNSFFTTIRISSKKYPKTANEVRAVFEDGNLNIWVSTKDRKLTVFDKNKTKIGEFGADGNISSNNLMPATAYCMIEDKEKNIWIGTKGAGVFLLKRTHNPLKFSVSQYKNIPSDVYSLSDNNIYSIFQDNDGKIWIGTFGGGLNLMENKEGNAKFINHRNHLENYPIEFASQVRFVTQSKQGNICLGTTGGMLMFSPKFTSAEAIQFKRYSLEQNNRNGITNNDVHGICITKKGEMFLFTFGGGLNKAVTFDKQGFPTAFKSYTGADGLPSDVTLEIIEDEFGKLWVSTENSLTKFDPESGTFKTFSETRKIMINSYFSEVSACKLRNNDIIFGYSDGLLCFSPRKIVSNNFKPHIAFTNFQLFNKDVHVGENSPLKKIIDDAKKLKLTHKQKFFNIQYAALDYIDPENISYAYKLEGFDKEWNYVQKQRIAYYTNIPKGKYVFKVKSTNSDGTWVENERSLPIVVLPSFWESFWAKILYFLLTLGLVYLIVRTSLTFYHLKANVAMEKKMSDLKLRFFTDISHEIRTPLTMIAGPVDYLLQDSKTPENIKHQLHTVSQNTNRMLRLVNQILDLRKIQFTNLKVQEIQFADFISNICDNFTEIAEKQKIQFNFQDYSRNTAVWLDPDSAEKIIMNLLSNAFKYTPAGKSINIIIREDDKNVSVEIKDEGIGISKEKQKKLFNRFESFSEDKTKPSTGIGLNMVKELADKHAAKVTVESEEGKGSSFTVSFQKGLAHFDNQVEIIAANQEHEKYEEKKSPETETEIIHEEKNEKSSILIVEDDNDLRSFIRTILEDEYQVYEAEDGAEGMKKALKLCPDFIVSDIMMPNMDGMELLQTLRKETSTSHIPVILLTAKSTIETKLEGLEYGADDYITKPFSVTYFRARIANLLQQRKKLQQIYRESLIPFNDAKEQKNAEVREYKPQIIAIASQDDNMMKKVMELIERNMDNYDFSVEEISQYVGMSRSVFFKKLKSLTGLSPIEFVRDIKMKRAAQLLETGQLMVKEVASMVGILDTRYFARCFKSKFGIIPQEYKNKMAENKQEEEE; this is encoded by the coding sequence TTGCGTAAAATCTTCATCTTATTTGATGCAAACACCATGATTAAACATCTGTCATATTTTTTTATCGGAATTATTTTTTGCTTCTATTCTTCATTGAAAGCAGAACCTCTCTGTCATATTCGTCATTACTCTACCGAAGATGGAATTCCACAATACAATATTATGGATATGATTCAAGACCGGAATGGTTACTTGTGGTTAGCAACATGGGACGGATTGAGCAAATTTGACGGTTACGAATTTAAAAATTACAAAGCTCGCGCTGCCGATAGATATTTTATGCGTAGCAACCGTATTGAAAAACTTAGTGAAGATAAATACGGAAGAATTTGGTTAAAATCGTACGATGGAGACACACATTGTTTTGATCCCGCAACAGAAGAATTTTGGGGAATTCAATCGGTGGAAAACATGTTAAATAATAAAATATCAACTACCGTTATTCAACCTTCAGGTAAAATATGGCTGGTACTTGATACAAACGGATGTATTTTACTCAAAGATTCTACCTTTAATACCGATATTTACAACATAAAAAACAGCAAATTAACATCGGACAAAATAAATAATATTATTGAAGATAAAAACTTAAACACATGGATATTAACCGATAATGGTATCGTTTTTATTTCTAAAAAAAATGAGATAAAAAATTATTTTACAGAAAAAGTATCCGGCAGAGACGAAAATAATCAATCATTTTTTAACGGAATTGAACTCGCCGATGAACTTTGGTTTGGCTCCGAAAACGGCAGGATTTGGCGTGTAACAAAGACTAACAGAGAAAACCGACTGTTACAGCTTCCTTTTCATTCCGATATTATCAACTTCAGGAAAATTTCTTCCGACAGAATATGTATATTTTCACGAAATGAAGGATTTGCCATTATGAATTTAAAAGATAATTCCATCCAAATTTTCAACGCCAAAAATCTTTCAGGACTCAGCTCAAACGAAATTACTCCAATACATATAGATAAAGCTCAAAACCTTTGGTTTGAGACAAGTAAATTCGGTATTAACCGATTTAATTTAGACACACACCAATACAAAAGCTACAATGTAACCACAGTTGATTTCATGAATTTTGTTGCTCCGCCGCTCTCATTTGTAATTGAAGACATTCACGGGCAGATTTGGATACAACCTAAAGGCGGCGGTTTTTCATTGTACAACAGCGAAACAGATCAGTTAGAGCCGTTTTTCAATTCGCCTACGGCTGAAAATTGGTTGTTTTCAAATTCTATTCACTCCGCTTTTTCCGATAAACAAGGAAATTTATGGTTAAGCACACATACTCACGGGCTCGAAAAAGTGGTTTTTGACAATAGTTTTTTCACTACTATTCGTATTTCATCTAAAAAATATCCGAAAACAGCCAACGAAGTAAGAGCCGTTTTTGAAGACGGCAATTTAAATATTTGGGTTTCAACGAAAGACCGGAAATTGACTGTTTTTGATAAAAATAAAACAAAAATAGGCGAATTTGGCGCTGACGGAAATATTAGTTCCAATAATTTAATGCCCGCTACTGCCTATTGTATGATTGAAGACAAAGAAAAAAACATCTGGATAGGAACAAAAGGAGCCGGAGTTTTTTTGCTAAAAAGAACTCATAATCCTCTTAAATTTTCGGTTTCACAATATAAAAATATTCCTTCCGATGTTTACAGTTTAAGTGACAACAACATTTATAGTATTTTTCAGGATAATGATGGTAAAATATGGATTGGAACTTTTGGAGGCGGACTAAATTTGATGGAAAATAAAGAGGGAAATGCCAAATTTATCAACCATCGGAATCATTTGGAAAATTATCCCATAGAATTTGCTTCGCAAGTGCGTTTTGTAACTCAAAGCAAGCAAGGTAATATCTGCTTGGGAACAACAGGCGGAATGTTGATGTTTTCTCCAAAGTTCACTTCTGCGGAAGCTATTCAATTTAAAAGATATTCGCTGGAACAAAACAACCGTAACGGAATTACCAATAACGATGTTCACGGAATTTGCATTACCAAAAAAGGTGAAATGTTTCTATTTACTTTTGGAGGTGGATTAAATAAAGCCGTTACTTTCGATAAGCAAGGATTTCCCACCGCTTTCAAATCATACACGGGTGCGGACGGATTACCTTCGGATGTAACACTCGAAATTATTGAAGATGAATTCGGTAAACTTTGGGTAAGCACGGAAAACAGTTTAACTAAATTTGACCCGGAATCAGGAACGTTCAAAACTTTTTCCGAAACACGTAAAATAATGATTAACAGTTATTTTTCGGAAGTAAGCGCTTGTAAATTACGCAACAACGATATTATTTTTGGGTACTCTGACGGATTATTATGTTTTTCTCCCCGAAAAATTGTGAGTAATAACTTCAAACCGCACATTGCATTTACCAATTTCCAACTTTTCAATAAAGATGTCCACGTGGGTGAAAATTCTCCGCTGAAAAAAATAATTGACGATGCAAAAAAACTGAAACTCACACACAAACAGAAATTCTTCAACATTCAATATGCGGCATTGGATTATATTGACCCTGAAAATATTTCGTATGCTTACAAACTGGAAGGATTTGACAAAGAATGGAATTACGTTCAAAAACAACGCATTGCTTATTACACTAATATTCCTAAAGGTAAATACGTTTTTAAAGTAAAATCTACTAACAGCGATGGAACTTGGGTAGAAAATGAAAGAAGTCTTCCCATTGTAGTATTGCCATCGTTTTGGGAAAGTTTTTGGGCTAAAATCTTATATTTTCTGCTTACACTGGGATTGGTTTATTTAATCGTACGTACTTCGTTAACTTTTTATCACTTAAAAGCAAATGTAGCTATGGAGAAAAAAATGTCGGATTTAAAACTGCGTTTTTTTACCGACATTTCACACGAAATCCGCACACCGCTTACAATGATTGCAGGACCGGTGGATTATTTGCTTCAGGACAGTAAGACACCTGAAAATATCAAACATCAACTTCACACAGTATCACAAAACACCAACAGAATGCTGCGTTTGGTAAATCAAATTCTTGATTTGCGTAAAATACAATTTACTAACTTAAAAGTACAGGAAATTCAGTTTGCCGATTTTATTTCAAACATCTGTGATAATTTTACCGAGATTGCCGAAAAACAAAAAATACAGTTTAATTTTCAGGATTATTCAAGAAATACTGCCGTTTGGCTCGACCCGGATTCTGCCGAAAAAATCATTATGAATTTACTTTCAAACGCTTTTAAATACACTCCGGCAGGAAAATCTATTAATATTATCATAAGAGAAGACGATAAAAACGTATCGGTCGAAATAAAAGACGAAGGAATCGGGATATCAAAGGAAAAACAAAAAAAACTTTTTAATCGTTTTGAAAGTTTCAGCGAAGACAAAACCAAACCAAGCACCGGAATCGGACTAAATATGGTAAAAGAACTTGCCGACAAACACGCCGCAAAAGTAACGGTAGAAAGCGAAGAAGGAAAAGGAAGTTCGTTTACGGTAAGTTTCCAAAAAGGACTTGCCCACTTCGATAATCAAGTGGAAATTATTGCTGCAAATCAGGAACACGAAAAATACGAAGAAAAAAAATCACCGGAAACTGAAACAGAAATTATTCACGAAGAAAAAAACGAAAAATCCTCCATTTTAATTGTAGAAGACGATAACGACTTACGTTCCTTTATCCGCACCATTTTGGAAGATGAATATCAGGTTTACGAAGCTGAAGATGGCGCCGAAGGGATGAAAAAAGCGTTGAAACTTTGCCCCGATTTTATTGTGAGCGATATTATGATGCCAAATATGGACGGGATGGAACTGCTGCAAACATTACGCAAAGAAACATCAACAAGTCATATTCCTGTAATTTTGCTTACGGCAAAATCTACCATCGAAACAAAACTGGAAGGACTCGAATACGGCGCTGACGATTACATTACAAAACCGTTCAGTGTAACTTATTTCCGTGCGAGAATAGCCAATTTATTGCAGCAACGTAAAAAATTGCAGCAAATTTATCGCGAAAGTTTAATTCCGTTCAACGATGCGAAAGAGCAAAAAAATGCGGAAGTCAGAGAATACAAACCGCAAATTATTGCTATTGCTTCGCAAGACGATAATATGATGAAAAAAGTAATGGAGCTGATTGAAAGAAATATGGATAATTATGATTTTTCGGTGGAAGAAATCAGCCAATATGTAGGAATGAGCCGCTCCGTATTCTTCAAAAAACTAAAAAGCTTAACAGGACTTTCTCCTATAGAATTTGTACGCGATATAAAAATGAAACGTGCCGCACAACTGCTTGAAACAGGACAATTGATGGTAAAAGAAGTAGCATCCATGGTGGGAATTCTCGATACACGCTACTTTGCGCGTTGTTTTAAATCTAAATTCGGAATAATTCCGCAAGAATACAAAAACAAAATGGCTGAAAATAAGCAGGAGGAAGAAGAATGA
- a CDS encoding hypothetical protein (Evidence 5 : Unknown function) translates to MGIFNIPQKTKCHTCGLIKIIKIALNIQSGKHNVNFRINNF, encoded by the coding sequence ATGGGTATATTTAACATACCTCAAAAAACAAAATGTCATACTTGCGGTTTGATAAAAATTATTAAAATTGCATTGAATATTCAAAGTGGAAAACATAACGTAAATTTTAGAATAAATAATTTTTAA